A window of the Nitrospirota bacterium genome harbors these coding sequences:
- a CDS encoding FAD-dependent monooxygenase yields the protein MTEETDVAVVGAGGGGAVLALALAKQGVSTMVLDQAVGPPKGLRGEILQPNGQQILDRLGVLPSLPTDATRSVRHFHFCRAGGTRLCSIDYGDLPAPYNRAIVTLPNVAHHAIVAAVQQQKSVTLRYGTSFTGLVREGPRVVGLSTTGPDSIRTIRAKIVVGADGAFSKVREALKIPADLYLYPDGYLIAILESEDPVSEAFYYIGERTILGLFPATGNKVYIFYMIPKDSMEAVKQRGIPALQQAWSQIAPQFAGLFRHLNDWTQTAYMPTGRVRTPTWVADGAVLIGDAAHAMNPHASQGRMQAMVDAMALSDLLPGCLVDRDYSAARLSQFERARRPQVTMLQRLADQQVFYWNTANPVVAFLRDRVFQTLDRNARLRYQVLSTTAGLRTVPPFNMIDRVIAAGFLPDVRSNERSPHPMSL from the coding sequence ATGACTGAGGAGACTGATGTTGCAGTCGTAGGGGCGGGAGGAGGCGGCGCCGTCTTGGCCCTGGCGCTGGCTAAACAAGGGGTCAGCACCATGGTGTTGGACCAGGCTGTCGGACCGCCGAAGGGCCTGCGGGGAGAGATTCTCCAACCTAACGGGCAGCAGATACTCGACCGTTTAGGCGTCTTGCCATCATTGCCGACCGATGCCACGAGATCCGTACGGCACTTCCATTTTTGTCGAGCAGGGGGGACACGCCTCTGCAGTATCGACTATGGTGATCTCCCGGCGCCGTACAACCGTGCCATCGTGACGCTTCCGAATGTGGCTCACCATGCCATTGTTGCGGCGGTGCAGCAGCAAAAGAGCGTCACGCTCCGTTATGGAACATCATTTACAGGGCTCGTGCGGGAGGGCCCTCGCGTAGTCGGGCTGTCTACGACAGGGCCCGACAGTATACGCACGATCCGTGCGAAGATCGTCGTCGGCGCCGATGGAGCATTTTCAAAGGTTCGCGAGGCACTGAAAATCCCGGCGGATCTGTATCTGTACCCGGATGGCTATCTCATTGCCATTCTCGAGTCGGAGGACCCGGTCTCGGAAGCATTCTACTACATCGGGGAGAGAACGATCTTAGGACTCTTCCCGGCGACAGGAAACAAGGTCTATATTTTCTACATGATTCCCAAGGATTCGATGGAGGCGGTGAAGCAACGGGGGATCCCTGCATTACAGCAGGCATGGAGCCAGATCGCGCCGCAGTTTGCAGGGCTATTTCGCCACCTGAACGATTGGACGCAGACCGCCTATATGCCGACAGGGCGGGTGCGTACGCCAACATGGGTCGCAGATGGCGCCGTGCTGATTGGTGATGCCGCCCATGCGATGAATCCCCATGCGTCACAGGGGCGTATGCAGGCGATGGTGGATGCCATGGCACTATCCGATTTGTTGCCGGGCTGTCTCGTTGACAGAGACTATTCAGCAGCCAGGCTGAGCCAGTTTGAACGAGCGAGGCGGCCCCAAGTGACGATGCTGCAGCGATTGGCTGATCAACAGGTATTTTATTGGAATACGGCAAATCCCGTTGTGGCCTTTTTGCGTGATCGCGTATTTCAAACTCTGGATCGAAATGCGCGGCTGCGCTATCAGGTTCTGTCGACCACGGCAGGGCTACGAACCGTACCGCCTTTTAATATGATCGATCGCGTGATCGCTGCGGGGTTTCTTCCCGATGTGCGTTCGAATGAGCGATCTCCACATCCGATGTCGTTGTGA
- a CDS encoding pyridoxamine 5'-phosphate oxidase family protein: protein MAMSEALSNEEVQTAWEKLTGEVRTGVLLTLRDGRPFGSHVPYVIGEHWARAYIHVSRLALHSEHLSRDPRVGLFVSEPDRPGKNPLALRRMNLQGEAVLLDAGAPIYEEVKERYLARFPQSAMLFGFGDFSLWELRLEGAHLVLGFGQAYLADATDPHTWVHQKPSRKDDRREV from the coding sequence ATGGCAATGTCTGAAGCTTTGTCGAATGAAGAGGTTCAGACTGCGTGGGAGAAGCTGACCGGGGAGGTCCGTACGGGGGTTCTGCTGACGCTTCGAGACGGGAGGCCGTTTGGTTCGCATGTACCCTATGTTATTGGCGAACACTGGGCACGTGCCTATATTCATGTAAGCCGCCTGGCGTTGCACAGCGAACATCTGTCGCGCGACCCCCGTGTCGGACTGTTTGTCTCGGAGCCTGACAGGCCAGGAAAGAATCCGCTGGCCCTGCGGCGGATGAATCTTCAAGGCGAGGCTGTGTTGTTGGATGCTGGTGCGCCGATCTACGAAGAAGTGAAGGAGCGGTACTTGGCTCGCTTTCCCCAATCGGCCATGTTGTTTGGCTTCGGGGATTTTTCTCTCTGGGAACTTCGGCTAGAGGGCGCGCACCTGGTCCTGGGATTCGGGCAAGCCTATCTTGCGGACGCGACGGATCCCCATACCTGGGTCCATCAGAAGCCGAGTAGGAAGGACGATAGACGTGAGGTGTGA
- a CDS encoding phospholipase D family protein produces the protein MLIAACPVGAGWSATVEVYYGPDDAPLDRLTALYRRATRYLYVAVYGLTSPRAVAAMVAAKKRGVDVRMITDRQRTEDVKQRTALTTLHLAGIPILVNEHDGLMHLKQVVIDDEVNTTGSMNHTTSGNSYNDERLDVITDPAITVRAREKFLAMWNDHTRFKEWK, from the coding sequence ATGCTGATAGCTGCGTGTCCAGTCGGGGCCGGCTGGAGCGCGACGGTGGAAGTCTATTATGGGCCGGACGACGCGCCGTTGGATCGTCTGACGGCACTCTACCGGCGGGCGACACGCTATCTCTATGTGGCGGTGTATGGGTTGACCTCTCCCCGTGCAGTGGCGGCAATGGTTGCAGCAAAGAAACGGGGAGTCGATGTGCGAATGATCACCGATCGCCAGCGCACAGAAGATGTCAAACAGCGCACAGCACTCACCACGCTGCATCTGGCGGGAATTCCTATTCTCGTAAACGAGCACGATGGGCTCATGCATCTGAAGCAGGTTGTGATCGATGACGAAGTGAACACGACGGGGTCGATGAACCACACGACGAGCGGCAATAGTTATAACGATGAACGGCTCGATGTCATTACCGACCCTGCTATTACGGTCAGGGCCCGGGAGAAGTTCCTGGCAATGTGGAACGATCACACGAGATTTAAAGAATGGAAATGA
- a CDS encoding TPM domain-containing protein, with product MAVVLFLILFQGVAHAVSYERPAIPLPEPRGYVSDHAGAIDGDWKERIRSVCQDLERKTGVEMVVVTVPSIKPFRSANEYATAIYEKWGIGSTQQEHGMLVLVAVQERQAAITLGRQMLPVITPTVMNQVGRESLQPSIELGHFGEGLYRTVVALASPAQDVRVGDISKGHSKGLGFWLALFTAVGGFSFFWWISRPDLRHPYKRIQKGEYWGTGQGGFGGNFGGFGGGTNGDGWR from the coding sequence ATGGCTGTGGTACTTTTCCTTATTCTGTTCCAGGGCGTAGCCCATGCGGTGTCCTACGAACGGCCCGCGATTCCGTTGCCTGAACCACGGGGGTATGTGAGCGATCACGCAGGGGCCATCGATGGGGATTGGAAAGAGCGCATTCGTTCCGTCTGTCAGGATCTTGAACGAAAGACCGGCGTCGAGATGGTGGTGGTCACGGTGCCGAGTATCAAGCCATTCCGGTCGGCCAATGAGTATGCGACGGCAATATATGAAAAGTGGGGGATCGGATCGACACAACAAGAACATGGCATGCTGGTGCTGGTTGCGGTGCAGGAACGACAGGCTGCGATCACGCTGGGAAGGCAGATGTTGCCGGTGATTACTCCCACGGTGATGAATCAAGTCGGGCGCGAGTCCTTACAGCCGTCGATTGAGTTGGGACATTTCGGCGAAGGGCTCTATCGCACCGTGGTGGCTCTCGCCTCTCCCGCGCAGGATGTGCGTGTCGGCGACATCTCGAAGGGCCATTCGAAAGGTTTGGGGTTCTGGCTTGCCCTGTTTACCGCTGTCGGGGGATTCTCATTTTTCTGGTGGATTAGCAGACCGGACCTCCGGCATCCCTACAAACGAATTCAAAAGGGTGAGTATTGGGGGACTGGCCAGGGCGGCTTCGGTGGGAACTTCGGAGGCTTCGGAGGCGGGACGAACGGGGACGGGTGGAGGTAG
- a CDS encoding DUF2130 domain-containing protein: MSEPTIICPTCKTEIKLTESLAAPLIESTRRDYERRLAQKDTDIAKKEESLREREAAVSKATQAIDAQVAEKLLLERARIVSEESKKAKLALQTDIDQKTRELTELQDVLNQREVKLAEAQKAQADLIRQKRELDDAKRELELTVEKRVQDGLSATREQAKKEAEDGLKLKVMEKEQTIASMQTQIEELKRRAEQGSQQLQGEVQELELEAMLRAKFPKDTIEPVPKGEFGGDALQRVIGLLGQPCGTILWESKRTKNWSDGWLAKLRDDQRTAKADISVIVSQTLPKGIESFDLVEGVWVTHSRSMLSVAVALRHSLIEIASARQALEGQQTKTEMVYQYLTGPRFRHRVEAIVEAFSSMQEDLDREKKAITKQWAKREEQIERVMQATAGMYGDLQGIAGKTIQEIEGLGLPLLDIPKTDSETEV; this comes from the coding sequence ATGTCAGAGCCCACCATTATCTGCCCGACCTGCAAGACTGAGATCAAGCTGACAGAATCCCTTGCCGCTCCATTGATCGAGTCAACCCGGCGCGACTACGAGAGACGGCTAGCGCAGAAAGACACGGACATTGCCAAGAAAGAAGAGTCGCTGCGTGAGCGAGAAGCAGCTGTCTCAAAAGCCACACAAGCGATCGACGCTCAGGTGGCCGAGAAGCTGCTGCTTGAACGCGCAAGGATCGTCTCAGAGGAATCCAAGAAGGCCAAACTCGCCCTGCAAACGGATATTGACCAGAAAACGAGAGAGCTCACCGAACTGCAGGACGTCCTCAATCAACGCGAAGTCAAACTCGCCGAGGCTCAAAAGGCACAGGCCGATCTTATCAGGCAAAAGCGTGAACTGGACGATGCCAAACGGGAGCTAGAACTCACGGTCGAAAAGCGAGTGCAGGATGGGCTTTCCGCCACTCGCGAGCAGGCCAAGAAAGAAGCGGAGGACGGTCTGAAGCTCAAGGTGATGGAGAAGGAGCAAACCATCGCTTCCATGCAGACCCAAATCGAAGAACTCAAGCGCAGGGCTGAACAGGGATCGCAGCAACTCCAAGGTGAAGTCCAGGAACTAGAACTGGAAGCCATGCTCAGAGCAAAGTTCCCAAAAGACACCATCGAGCCTGTCCCCAAAGGCGAATTCGGCGGAGATGCCCTACAGAGGGTCATAGGCCTGCTCGGTCAGCCCTGTGGAACCATCTTATGGGAATCCAAGCGCACCAAGAATTGGAGCGACGGCTGGCTGGCCAAACTTCGCGACGACCAGCGGACCGCCAAGGCAGACATCTCTGTAATCGTCAGCCAGACCCTTCCGAAGGGCATCGAGTCCTTTGATCTGGTCGAAGGAGTCTGGGTCACACATTCACGATCCATGCTCTCCGTCGCAGTCGCATTGCGCCACTCCTTAATCGAAATTGCCTCAGCTCGGCAAGCATTGGAAGGACAACAGACCAAGACGGAAATGGTCTATCAGTACCTCACCGGCCCACGGTTCCGCCATCGGGTCGAAGCCATCGTCGAGGCGTTCTCTTCCATGCAGGAAGATCTCGACAGGGAGAAAAAGGCCATCACGAAGCAATGGGCAAAGCGAGAGGAACAGATCGAGCGGGTCATGCAGGCAACGGCTGGAATGTATGGAGATCTACAAGGCATTGCGGGAAAAACGATTCAGGAAATTGAGGGCCTGGGCCTCCCATTGCTCGACATTCCCAAGACTGACTCGGAGACGGAGGTTTAA
- the aepX gene encoding phosphoenolpyruvate mutase, which yields MSSTTGTTTSRQFKKLLLSDQLEFICEAHNGISAKIVQEAGFRGIWASGLSISAQFGVRDNNEASWTQILEVLEFMSDAVTIPILLDGDTGYGNFNNMQRLVRKLEQRHIAAVCIEDKLFPKTNSFIKGDAQPMADMQEFCGKIKAGKDAQTDPDFCIIARVESFICGWGLAEALRRAAAYHQAGADGILIHSALSVPDEIISFKQEWGNRCPVVIVPTKYYATPTDVFRQHGFSMVIWANHMLRAAVAAMQKTARTLKEQEHLLSIEDKVAPVSEIFRLQNAAELQEAEDRYLPKGVEDTSAIVLAASRGQELGELTEHQPKTMVAIQGRPILSHIVDAYNAVGIKDIVVVRGYKKETVNLPNLTYVDNDDFADTGELDSLLKALQSLKGPARSTIVSYGDVLFNKYIPQSLCQENDDYVIFVDSNWQEQTSYARLGGFTECTIPNSRRAFNAKIYLKQIGDNIPQACIHGVCMGFLKVSAGATKLITDIIVELLRNPANRKANISQLLQELLRRRYPVRVLYTAGHWLDINSLDDVVQAGSF from the coding sequence ATGAGTTCGACCACAGGCACCACAACATCGCGCCAATTTAAAAAACTCCTCTTGTCGGATCAACTGGAATTCATCTGTGAAGCCCACAATGGCATCAGCGCAAAAATCGTTCAAGAAGCCGGGTTCCGCGGTATATGGGCCAGCGGCCTTTCCATTTCAGCTCAGTTCGGCGTCCGTGACAACAACGAAGCCAGCTGGACCCAGATACTTGAGGTGCTGGAATTCATGTCCGATGCGGTCACCATTCCAATTCTCCTCGACGGCGACACGGGATATGGCAATTTCAATAACATGCAACGACTCGTCCGCAAGCTGGAACAGCGCCACATCGCCGCAGTCTGCATCGAAGACAAGCTTTTCCCCAAAACTAACAGTTTTATTAAAGGGGATGCTCAACCGATGGCGGACATGCAGGAATTCTGTGGCAAGATCAAGGCGGGCAAAGACGCCCAGACCGATCCGGACTTTTGCATCATTGCCAGAGTGGAATCCTTCATTTGTGGCTGGGGATTGGCCGAGGCCCTGCGTCGCGCCGCAGCCTACCATCAGGCAGGTGCAGACGGCATCCTCATTCACAGTGCTCTGTCGGTGCCGGATGAGATCATTTCGTTCAAACAGGAATGGGGAAACCGATGCCCCGTCGTGATCGTGCCCACCAAATACTACGCCACCCCCACAGATGTGTTTCGGCAGCATGGATTTTCCATGGTGATTTGGGCGAATCATATGTTACGGGCCGCCGTAGCTGCCATGCAGAAAACCGCGCGGACCCTCAAGGAACAGGAACACCTGCTCTCCATTGAAGACAAAGTTGCACCGGTTTCCGAAATCTTCCGCCTACAAAACGCCGCTGAACTACAGGAAGCTGAAGACCGGTATCTTCCCAAAGGAGTCGAGGACACCTCTGCTATTGTACTGGCTGCATCCCGCGGCCAGGAATTGGGAGAACTCACCGAACATCAGCCCAAGACGATGGTCGCCATTCAGGGGAGACCGATCCTCTCCCATATCGTGGACGCCTACAATGCAGTGGGAATCAAGGATATCGTGGTGGTCAGGGGCTATAAGAAAGAAACCGTCAATCTGCCCAACCTGACCTATGTCGACAACGACGACTTTGCTGATACCGGCGAACTGGATTCCCTGCTCAAAGCCCTCCAATCCTTAAAGGGTCCTGCACGCAGTACGATCGTTTCCTATGGCGACGTGCTCTTCAACAAATATATTCCCCAGTCGCTCTGTCAGGAGAACGATGATTATGTCATTTTTGTCGACAGTAACTGGCAAGAGCAGACCAGTTATGCTCGCCTTGGCGGATTCACCGAGTGCACCATTCCCAATTCGAGAAGGGCCTTCAATGCCAAGATCTATCTCAAGCAGATAGGGGACAACATCCCCCAAGCATGCATCCACGGGGTCTGTATGGGATTCCTCAAAGTCTCAGCAGGCGCAACCAAACTCATCACCGACATCATCGTGGAACTCCTGCGCAACCCTGCCAACCGTAAGGCCAACATCTCCCAGCTACTCCAGGAACTCTTGAGACGGCGGTATCCTGTGCGAGTGCTCTATACCGCCGGTCACTGGCTCGACATCAACAGCCTCGACGATGTCGTCCAGGCAGGGAGTTTTTAG
- a CDS encoding AAA family ATPase — protein sequence MILVDSITIKEFRGIRELTLEFKQKNFAICGPNGTGKSGVVDALEFALTGNVSRLSGEGKGEVSLKQHAPHVDMRDNPDKARVTVKVTIPKLNKTVTVERSLKNPAVAQVTPNDADVIEILDQVKSHPEIALSRREIIRYVLATPGKRAEEVQALLHLDQVERVRVVLQKVANSCEKQLAPLATAVTQARENLLRATGISDVKTERLLAEANTQRTIIGLPALVDLTDSTSLKDGMATPSLAQPQHIPKAQALADIGAARQTLTEITSASTTASAAQALDALNALASDPAISASVERESFYVIGMEMIEAAACPFCDIAWDLVDLKKHIQAKLDHLRAISDKRKKIEKMIAPLITSLRKAHSAMNNLTGHAATATPPVVIEEVISYGTSCRTAIDKLTSFLPVNETITALNSMLMVPTGAFEAIDRLDQVVAALPEPTKQDAARDWLSVAQERLEFWRDATRKNKAATEQAQRARQVSDIYATTSDKVLAGIYEAVEKDFASLYRYVNREDENTFNAQLVPSMGKLGFGVDFYGRGFFPPGAYHSEGHQDSMGLCLYLALMRHLQGTGFTLAVLDDILMSVDAGHRREVCALLKKEFPNTQFIMTTHDPIWLRHMKTEGIIDGRSALQFRNWSVDQGPTRWDARDVWKEIEDYLNNNDVRGAASLLRHYLEYESAELCHRLRAPVEFRGDAQYQLGELLPAAIKRMRTLFARMKESANSWNQQELVDQLAARDTKFIKLATSSNAEQWQVNVAVHYNSWDNLCKKDFEPVVEAVRQLLSAFTCSDCDEYLRVSPDRETPESIRCECGKTTFNLQKKVP from the coding sequence TTGATACTGGTGGATTCCATAACAATCAAAGAGTTTCGCGGTATCCGCGAACTAACCCTGGAATTTAAGCAGAAAAATTTTGCCATCTGTGGCCCCAACGGTACGGGCAAGAGTGGCGTGGTTGATGCTCTTGAATTCGCCCTGACTGGAAACGTATCGCGTCTTTCCGGGGAGGGGAAAGGCGAAGTCTCCCTCAAGCAACACGCACCCCACGTAGACATGCGGGACAACCCAGACAAGGCACGTGTTACGGTCAAGGTTACAATCCCCAAGCTGAATAAGACAGTCACTGTCGAGCGAAGTCTGAAGAATCCAGCTGTTGCACAAGTGACGCCAAACGATGCCGATGTAATCGAAATACTCGATCAAGTGAAGTCTCATCCCGAGATCGCGCTTTCCCGCCGTGAGATAATTCGATATGTGTTAGCGACTCCCGGCAAACGCGCTGAGGAGGTCCAGGCGCTCCTCCATCTCGATCAAGTTGAGCGAGTCCGAGTAGTTTTACAAAAGGTCGCAAATAGTTGCGAGAAGCAGTTAGCTCCTCTCGCCACGGCAGTCACTCAAGCCCGAGAAAACCTATTGCGTGCAACAGGTATATCCGACGTGAAAACGGAGCGATTGCTTGCCGAGGCGAACACACAACGCACTATTATTGGGCTCCCCGCGCTTGTAGACCTGACTGACTCAACATCTCTCAAGGACGGAATGGCAACGCCAAGCTTGGCACAACCCCAACATATTCCCAAGGCTCAAGCCCTCGCTGATATTGGAGCCGCCCGCCAGACTCTCACTGAGATTACAAGCGCTTCAACTACTGCAAGTGCCGCTCAAGCACTGGATGCGCTTAACGCTCTTGCCAGCGATCCAGCCATCTCAGCGAGTGTGGAAAGAGAGAGTTTCTATGTAATCGGGATGGAGATGATTGAAGCTGCAGCGTGTCCGTTCTGCGATATCGCATGGGATCTCGTCGATCTCAAGAAGCACATTCAAGCCAAGCTAGATCATTTGAGAGCGATATCTGACAAACGCAAGAAAATCGAGAAGATGATCGCCCCTCTGATCACATCCCTTCGGAAAGCTCATTCTGCCATGAACAACTTGACTGGACACGCCGCCACTGCGACACCGCCAGTGGTCATTGAAGAAGTCATCTCCTATGGAACAAGTTGCAGAACTGCCATCGATAAGTTGACATCCTTCCTGCCAGTGAATGAAACGATTACGGCTCTGAATAGTATGTTGATGGTGCCCACGGGGGCTTTCGAAGCCATCGATAGACTCGACCAAGTAGTCGCTGCCCTACCTGAGCCGACTAAGCAAGACGCCGCTAGAGACTGGCTTTCGGTCGCGCAAGAGCGGCTTGAATTCTGGCGTGATGCAACGCGAAAGAATAAGGCCGCGACAGAACAAGCTCAGAGGGCACGGCAGGTGTCTGACATATACGCTACCACGAGTGACAAGGTACTTGCGGGAATCTATGAGGCTGTCGAGAAAGATTTTGCCTCACTTTATCGTTATGTCAACCGCGAAGATGAAAACACGTTCAACGCTCAACTCGTCCCATCTATGGGAAAGCTTGGTTTCGGTGTGGACTTCTACGGCCGTGGTTTCTTCCCGCCAGGCGCTTATCATAGTGAGGGTCACCAAGACAGTATGGGCTTGTGCTTATATCTCGCGTTGATGAGACACCTCCAAGGTACCGGGTTCACTCTTGCCGTGCTCGACGACATTCTAATGTCCGTGGATGCAGGTCACCGACGTGAAGTCTGTGCCCTCCTGAAGAAGGAGTTCCCGAACACACAGTTCATCATGACAACGCATGACCCAATCTGGTTGCGCCACATGAAGACGGAGGGAATCATTGATGGACGGTCAGCACTACAATTCAGAAATTGGAGCGTAGATCAGGGACCAACTAGATGGGACGCGCGAGACGTATGGAAAGAGATCGAGGACTACCTCAATAATAATGACGTACGAGGTGCGGCATCTCTCCTGAGGCACTATCTTGAATACGAATCAGCTGAATTGTGTCACAGACTGCGCGCGCCCGTTGAGTTCCGTGGCGATGCTCAGTATCAGCTCGGCGAGCTTCTACCCGCAGCGATCAAACGCATGCGTACACTCTTTGCGCGTATGAAGGAGTCGGCAAACTCATGGAACCAACAGGAGCTTGTAGACCAACTTGCCGCACGCGATACCAAATTTATCAAACTCGCCACAAGCTCGAACGCTGAGCAATGGCAGGTAAACGTGGCAGTGCATTACAATTCTTGGGACAATCTGTGCAAGAAAGACTTCGAGCCCGTAGTAGAAGCGGTCCGCCAGCTACTCAGTGCATTCACTTGTTCAGATTGTGACGAGTACCTCCGCGTGTCACCTGACCGCGAAACTCCTGAATCGATTCGATGCGAATGCGGTAAAACAACCTTCAATCTTCAGAAAAAAGTCCCGTAG
- a CDS encoding TIM44-like domain-containing protein, producing the protein MFFGTTSCYAQTTDADTAVPETTTAPTAPTTPESSSSAGILLILLLLGVAALVYFLKIQRPSLPDFSGITGRDPSIDNLPARRSGTTRQKLSADSITSIDKAAFQQLLTDVQRAWSTQDLTELRQFVTPEMLNYFSAALADNTSQDIRNHVEDVVLLRAEILEAWTEQATQYVTAGLRWSARDYNVSLTKQRGEPGYIVEGSEEKPTESGEAWTFMRSPDGKWLLSAIQQ; encoded by the coding sequence ATGTTCTTCGGAACGACAAGCTGCTACGCTCAGACTACGGATGCCGATACGGCTGTTCCCGAAACCACCACCGCCCCCACCGCTCCCACTACCCCCGAGAGTTCCAGCTCTGCCGGAATCCTTCTGATCCTCCTGCTTCTGGGAGTTGCGGCACTGGTTTATTTCCTCAAAATACAACGACCTTCCCTCCCAGACTTTTCCGGGATTACAGGTCGCGACCCATCCATCGACAATCTGCCGGCAAGGCGGTCCGGTACCACCAGGCAGAAACTGTCAGCCGATAGCATCACTTCCATTGATAAAGCAGCCTTCCAACAACTCCTGACCGACGTTCAACGGGCCTGGAGCACACAGGACCTGACCGAATTGCGGCAGTTCGTCACGCCGGAGATGCTGAACTATTTCAGCGCCGCCCTGGCCGATAATACCAGTCAAGACATCCGGAACCATGTGGAGGATGTCGTGCTCCTCCGTGCGGAGATCCTGGAAGCCTGGACTGAACAGGCAACGCAGTACGTGACAGCGGGACTTCGCTGGAGTGCCCGCGACTATAACGTATCCCTGACGAAGCAGCGCGGTGAACCAGGCTATATTGTCGAAGGCAGCGAGGAGAAGCCGACCGAATCCGGCGAAGCCTGGACCTTCATGCGATCCCCAGATGGGAAATGGCTGCTCTCAGCGATTCAGCAGTAG
- a CDS encoding DUF5069 domain-containing protein yields MDLRTGFPRSMRAKMEGYVHLARMIDKCRAVLAGTEGEYIYPCPMDERLMEFAGITADQFTAAVKANPTDEAVAKWFSQAAKAHPPAEMEVWNQMMLSRGPSSPESMARFKKYLDAVDPSRTDLTAWSDLQDLEESRMVPLRS; encoded by the coding sequence ATGGACTTGCGTACCGGCTTTCCTCGCAGCATGCGCGCGAAGATGGAAGGTTACGTCCATCTCGCGCGCATGATCGACAAATGCCGCGCCGTCCTGGCCGGCACCGAGGGCGAATACATCTACCCCTGCCCAATGGACGAACGACTCATGGAATTCGCAGGCATAACAGCCGATCAGTTCACCGCAGCCGTCAAAGCCAATCCAACAGACGAAGCAGTAGCAAAATGGTTCAGTCAGGCGGCGAAGGCACATCCTCCGGCCGAAATGGAAGTATGGAACCAGATGATGCTGAGTCGTGGGCCAAGCTCTCCTGAGAGCATGGCTCGATTCAAGAAGTATCTCGACGCCGTCGATCCATCTCGCACCGACCTCACCGCCTGGTCAGACCTCCAAGATTTAGAAGAGAGCCGAATGGTCCCGCTCCGATCATAA
- a CDS encoding IPT/TIG domain-containing protein: protein MVMNRAAGFRITVTVGLLAICLGAVSPLGTWAAEPAKKEMKGKKQPQVRKNLSAPETAGLKFSTAETAGKAPSCFGEAPTLEKVTPDEGKAGDKVVITGSNFGQAACMRGISFGPGHPAQFQQTNNSITTTVPSGVKKGLVLLTVTTASGENSKTFLMK from the coding sequence ATGGTTATGAACAGGGCAGCAGGCTTTAGGATCACCGTGACAGTGGGGCTGCTAGCTATTTGCCTAGGCGCCGTCAGTCCCCTCGGCACTTGGGCCGCCGAACCAGCCAAGAAGGAGATGAAAGGGAAAAAGCAGCCGCAAGTACGCAAGAATTTGTCCGCCCCAGAAACCGCTGGTCTAAAATTCTCCACGGCAGAAACTGCGGGAAAAGCTCCATCCTGTTTTGGTGAGGCACCAACGCTTGAGAAAGTCACGCCGGACGAAGGGAAAGCCGGAGATAAAGTCGTCATTACGGGGAGCAACTTCGGCCAGGCTGCATGTATGCGGGGCATCTCTTTCGGTCCAGGCCACCCGGCTCAGTTTCAACAGACCAATAACAGCATCACGACCACTGTGCCAAGCGGCGTCAAGAAAGGCCTGGTGCTTCTCACCGTCACCACGGCTTCGGGAGAAAACTCAAAGACGTTCCTCATGAAATAG
- a CDS encoding DUF3386 family protein yields the protein MEQHQRKEGAPAVTDDPTARDILRQAFEKTARWQKDFKGFTADLTVNVNGKETSGPVMVKGPREVSVQLGDAEVQKWAQEQLGMIAVHRGPRTFEESDGKYSLTMEEDGHPFGTKLIIHGSNSFYRVKDQRITQINRTMAHPGMTPFAFTINVEESAVTQDQKHLTTKYSVYYYSPTDKKLNNVESFTDSHVRIGSSDLPATRRIITYENGEVVVKNLTFTNHKLI from the coding sequence ATGGAACAGCATCAACGGAAAGAGGGAGCGCCCGCGGTTACCGACGATCCAACGGCACGAGACATTCTCCGGCAAGCCTTCGAAAAGACTGCGCGGTGGCAGAAGGACTTTAAGGGGTTCACCGCCGATCTGACAGTGAATGTAAACGGAAAAGAAACCAGCGGACCAGTCATGGTGAAGGGCCCTCGTGAGGTATCAGTTCAACTGGGCGATGCAGAGGTGCAGAAGTGGGCGCAGGAACAGCTCGGAATGATCGCGGTGCATCGCGGCCCAAGGACCTTCGAGGAATCGGACGGCAAATACTCCCTCACCATGGAAGAGGACGGGCACCCCTTCGGCACAAAACTCATCATTCACGGGTCGAATTCGTTTTATCGCGTCAAAGACCAACGCATCACCCAGATCAATCGCACGATGGCGCACCCGGGCATGACGCCTTTTGCCTTTACGATCAATGTGGAAGAGAGCGCGGTGACCCAGGACCAGAAACATCTGACGACGAAGTACAGCGTGTACTACTATTCGCCGACCGACAAGAAACTGAACAATGTGGAAAGCTTTACCGACAGCCATGTGCGCATCGGATCATCGGATTTGCCCGCCACCCGCAGGATCATTACTTACGAAAACGGCGAAGTGGTTGTGAAGAATCTGACGTTCACGAACCACAAGCTAATCTAG